The following DNA comes from Populus trichocarpa isolate Nisqually-1 chromosome 19, P.trichocarpa_v4.1, whole genome shotgun sequence.
GTTCAAGGAAGCATTTAATAGGCTTTTATAAGATATATGGGCCAAGGTGAactacaaaaaaacaacaacccaAGAAGAACAAaccttaataaatttgattcatATTCAAGAAGTCTTTGAGGACCATGGCCCATGATAAGGGAGTGATTTTAGCATCAATGGGCTTTCTTGTCAAGTATTTTGTATTTCCTAATCCAAtaagaaaatcatgaattttttggGCAGAGAAAACCTAATCTatcaaagaaatttaattggAAGGAAAATCTTATTCTACCTTGGACACTAAAGGTGATGGCAAAATAGGATTATTGGAACAAGAAAATTTCCTAGTCTGTTCTTCAAAGAGAAGTGGTGGCACTATAGGATAAAAATttcagaatatttatttttattatttcaagttaattacttagtttttgggttattttaggCCTAGTTTCAAATTGGGTCAAGTGAGCCTATTAAGTTATCTTAAgggtttattttctataaatactcttttataagacttatttttcatatttaattcaCATTAATTTCTGCATAATGAAGCATAGAGAATAAGGACTTTTCttgcttggttcttgattgaactatactcttcaaagaattgatcaatttttattctgattttataATTCTTACGCTCATCTCAGGGTGAGGATGTTATGTGAGGGTGgttattatagtttttgtgTCTTGGGGCAAATCATCCATTATGttaagctcaattctcaatcttAAGCCAAATTAGAAAGATCTTGGATTTGCGAATTCAATTAAATTCTGATAAGGTTTGCAtcagtaatagtaataattatgatgataacaataacaataataataataataacaacaataacaacaacaaataataataacaacaacaacaacaataatgaattatatatgatgatgatgatagtaaTGATAAAAGtgatatttcatcattcaatgctAGATTTGTTATGAATTGAGTTTTACcattttttcatgtatggttCTTCCGGTCTAATGATAAGAGTTACAGGTTTGAAAAGTTGATGTAGTTtggcatcctttttttttttttttttttgctttattattcGATTTCATGTTaaacattagttttttaaaataaaaaaagctttgtggttttcttaaatttattttatatggggTTAACTCAATCTCATAACCTGGATAACAAGTTTTACGAGTTAACACGAGTTGGTTTGTTCCTTATTACCCAACTTACATATCTATCACTTGACCTTGGATTAGCACGATCCtaatttgaatgttattttttttatcccattatataatttttaaggttattttttgaagttatcatgattttttttttgattttatttgttcagtatagttgttttattttcatctaattaaaatgaaacaatCTTAACCCTAAGGGGTGTAGCTCAATTGGTTAGGTTCTGTGTTTGCTCTCCAGAGGTCAcaagttcgagtctcacaaacatCAAGGTCACTAGAGGCTTGCATGGTAATTAACTTCAGTGcatgtgggattagtcgaggtgtgcacAAGCTGGCCGAATActcatgttaaactaaaaaaaatgaaacaaacttGGTGTAACATGACGCACATATTTAATTGTCGGGTCCTAAACGGTATGGACTAACCAGCATTATTTGTCAAAGGAAAATTCTATGGTGCAGTCAATTGGCCAATAGAAGAACAAAGATAGTGTTCAcccaataaaaagaagaaacattgCACTTGGAATTTTCTTCCAGGCTTGCTATCTTGTAATGATAGGAGAAAAATAGATTGActatttttatagaataattcattaaaaaaaatattctgcaTGTGACCCGTTGTGTACACTTCTCCAAATCCTTTAATTCTGTCCCACTGTATAGAGAACCCGAGCATTTAACACCAAAATAGAAGTCGCCATGAATTTTAATAAACCTCCAAGAGAGAGACTTTCTAGTTGGGAAGAGCCTGAATGTTTTGGGATGTGCTCTTGGTCTGTCGGCGCAGCAGCCCCAGGAGGAGGAGCTGATGATGGAAATGATGGAATATCTGGTAATGGGAGTGATGGGCTTGGTGGTGTGGCCACAATAGCAGGACTTGTGCTGTTGGAGCAAGCAGGTAAAGGATGCCTATCCGTATCTACTAGCAGCACCCCATCGATGCCATGGCATCTAATTGAAGACCCTGCAGTGCATAGATCTGGGCTAGAGATCTTGACATTGTTGAGAAAGAAACTCTTCCTTCCCTCGTTGGAAATGTTAAGCATATAATCGGGATCAGAACTGGGAATCAGCGAGCCTGGTGGAATATGTCGCAGGTGATCAAAGAGCAAGGGTGATGGGATTGAATGGTGAAGCAAAAAATCAGAAACAGCGTTTTGATGCATCCTGATTTTAGACAATAAACGATCCTTGGGCATCAAGAAAGTGACATTCCCCTGAAATTTCTGATCAAGTGGGGCCATGTTAATGAGCATGACAAAACTGAAGTAGTTGGCTCTTGCCATCTCGTCAGAGGCAACGACAAGGTCTTGGCTTCTTGAAGGAATGTCCGTTGGGCTAGTTGCACAGACGAGTACTTTGATCATGAGAAGCACTAACAAGGTCGTGAAAGCTTCCATGGCAGTTGCTTTTGGGTGAAAGAAGGTGAAGAGAGATCTGTCTTCGGGTCTGTTCAATGAAGAAATTATGTAATGATGTTTAGAGATGTAATTAAACATGTTGATGTTAGGTTTGAACATGCATATGTGCTGTTTCAACAACTCATCACTTCACATTTCCTGCATGTTCAGCTTCAGCAATTCTTTTCAAGGGAAGATTTACGTGTTGCAGTAAGGTTAATTACAGCTATTTTTAATTTGCTCGTAGATTTCGTTATATATAGGAAGAGCAAAGCAACTCATCactcattaaaaattaaaaagaaaaaaaaaagaaagtaagtcAGCATATTTAGCCTAAGAAAAAACATAGTGTTTTGACATTAAAAAGGAGAGAGTTTgggcataaaataaataaataaaggtcaGCGAGTGCTCAGTGGTAAATAGTATTGGAAAAATTGGTTTTAGATATAGTTATCGGATACATTTGagaactaattaaaaataagatatatacacctttttcttcttcttttttttgttaaaacttcGTTAAAAAATACTCTCAAATTTGATTACAATAACATGGGATATTGAAATGTTTAAATTCCGTTGTGGTCAAAGAATCGTCAATGATGAAGTTGGTGATAGGTTTCTGAATATTATTATACagtataaatgataataaaaaattatttgaaagtccctaaaattatattagataaatctagagttatttagagatttattacttgaagatctttcttcagctttgaataattctttaaaagacTGGGTTGTCGCAAATCATAAATTATCTAATTGTCTGGCCCCAATGGTAATCCATACAAATCACTAGtaagaaatctcttaaattattttttagaagagagagattgttatgtCTAGAGTGTTAACTCTCTATTATGTGACTTGCGTAATTTTATGTCTAAcagacaataatttttttaaaataagaggcatagcttactatttatagagaaatctaaaaaacactataaattagCAAGATATCAATTTctcccttaaataatatttatatattaatttaagataattttagaaattaactcaatcaagtccttatttgatttttctaagtttagaaatataattcacGTACTAAATATATTCTagtctttaatttctaaaatatattttaatcaagtcatacttaattaaatgatcctagtttaatttctaactaatggttcttaatgtgtgtgaccgttcctaatatgttggcccaaatataaattataattataattaaataagattaaataaattaaacaatttaatttattatcaatttaaaaattgattaatttgtaATTGAAGATGAGATGCATCGCCTAGTAACGTGTCATGATcctccaaatattagaaaagtcattagtggtttgaccggtttctcagtgtaattaatatactttcatcaataatatctcgatttaacattaaaacatggATTATGTCggccatgttaaatcatgtttgttctttaCATAATAGTtattgatcgtttgaataatattttaaaccttttttaaatttcattccaCCTTAGTCaaggatttctcagtcaatattatttaagaatagatgaaaacattttttctaattcacctagggtgatgaatcctcgcTTAAgtatcttcatatagttcatgataTATCAAATGTCTGTCATTTCGTTgcctcgattaagataacatgtaacaggatcaaaacatacattctctatataagatcaCTTAGTGATCCCAAGTCTatggatcacttacacaatcgtcatgagtctttccatagacataggTAAACTCttcatataaaattctcatgCGGGTCAATTCAATGTATATAtcttatgaca
Coding sequences within:
- the LOC7453578 gene encoding FAS1 domain-containing protein SELMODRAFT_448915, encoding MFKPNINMFNYISKHHYIISSLNRPEDRSLFTFFHPKATAMEAFTTLLVLLMIKVLVCATSPTDIPSRSQDLVVASDEMARANYFSFVMLINMAPLDQKFQGNVTFLMPKDRLLSKIRMHQNAVSDFLLHHSIPSPLLFDHLRHIPPGSLIPSSDPDYMLNISNEGRKSFFLNNVKISSPDLCTAGSSIRCHGIDGVLLVDTDRHPLPACSNSTSPAIVATPPSPSLPLPDIPSFPSSAPPPGAAAPTDQEHIPKHSGSSQLESLSLGGLLKFMATSILVLNARVLYTVGQN